The Sphingomonas alpina genome has a segment encoding these proteins:
- a CDS encoding aldehyde dehydrogenase family protein, with translation MNSPAAVRTLPDWDAPFPEALGHAWIHGETRVFGGAPIVSINPATGAMLGGFDEGGAQAVDAAVTAARSAFLGDWGRISAADRAALLLGWAARIAEEVEQLAWLETLEVGRPTADAKALISQGPLLIGHYASMIPALEDRADGAVRRPRGVVGAITPWNFPTANVLIRAGPILAAGNTLVLKPSELSPRSAVLLAQLASEAGLPPGVFNVVPGSGQKTGAALAAHPGVDMIAFTGSTRTGQAIIQASASRSLKPLMMECGGKSPQFVLPDMIDQPEIWPGVFAAAFWNTGQWCAARTRLLVPKGGVEAAVEGLRAAAADWPIGDPRDPATRLGPLASRNQYEVVQRFREIALQTGRVVPLSDVPGDLRDDGFYAAPELVLDAPQDGALVQQEIFGPLLTVQEYGDADEAIRLADDSPYGLGATIWGADRDAAERIAAGLCVGSLDVIVTPAARPGLALGTPFEPRKQSGFGIEGGLAGLAAFTAPQAITYVG, from the coding sequence ATGAATTCTCCCGCCGCTGTCCGGACTCTGCCCGACTGGGATGCACCTTTTCCCGAAGCTTTGGGCCATGCCTGGATTCACGGCGAGACCCGGGTGTTTGGCGGGGCCCCGATCGTCAGCATCAATCCCGCGACCGGCGCGATGCTGGGAGGGTTCGACGAAGGCGGCGCGCAGGCGGTCGATGCGGCGGTGACCGCAGCGCGATCGGCGTTCCTCGGCGACTGGGGCCGGATCAGCGCCGCCGATCGTGCTGCGTTGCTGCTGGGCTGGGCAGCGCGCATCGCCGAGGAGGTCGAGCAACTCGCCTGGCTCGAGACGCTCGAAGTCGGTCGCCCGACGGCCGACGCCAAGGCGCTGATTTCACAGGGACCGCTGCTGATCGGCCATTATGCCAGCATGATCCCCGCGCTGGAGGATCGCGCCGACGGTGCGGTGCGGCGGCCGCGCGGTGTGGTCGGCGCGATCACACCGTGGAATTTCCCCACCGCCAATGTGCTGATCCGCGCGGGGCCGATCCTGGCGGCGGGCAATACACTGGTGCTCAAGCCCTCGGAACTGTCGCCGCGCTCGGCCGTCCTGCTCGCGCAACTGGCGAGCGAAGCTGGCCTCCCACCGGGCGTGTTTAACGTCGTGCCGGGCTCCGGGCAGAAGACGGGTGCGGCGCTCGCGGCGCATCCCGGTGTCGACATGATCGCTTTTACCGGCTCGACCCGCACTGGCCAGGCAATCATCCAGGCTTCGGCATCACGCTCGCTCAAGCCGTTGATGATGGAATGCGGCGGCAAGTCGCCGCAGTTCGTCCTGCCCGATATGATCGATCAGCCCGAGATCTGGCCCGGCGTGTTTGCCGCCGCCTTCTGGAACACCGGCCAATGGTGTGCGGCGCGCACCCGGCTTCTGGTGCCGAAGGGCGGCGTGGAGGCAGCGGTGGAGGGGCTGCGCGCGGCCGCGGCGGACTGGCCGATCGGTGATCCGCGCGATCCGGCGACGCGGCTCGGGCCGCTCGCAAGCCGCAACCAATATGAGGTTGTGCAGCGCTTCCGGGAGATTGCGCTCCAGACGGGGCGGGTCGTGCCGCTGTCGGATGTGCCGGGCGACCTGCGGGACGACGGCTTCTATGCCGCACCGGAACTGGTGCTGGATGCGCCACAGGATGGCGCGCTGGTCCAGCAGGAGATATTCGGCCCGTTGCTGACAGTGCAGGAATATGGCGATGCGGACGAAGCGATCAGACTGGCCGACGACAGTCCCTATGGCCTTGGCGCGACCATCTGGGGCGCGGACCGGGACGCCGCCGAGCGCATCGCCGCCGGCCTGTGCGTTGGGTCGCTGGACGTGATCGTCACACCAGCCGCGCGGCCCGGCCTCGCGCTCGGCACGCCGTTCGAGCCGCGCAAGCAATCCGGTTTCGGGATCGAGGGCGGGTTGGCCGGCCTTGCCGCCTTCACCGCCCCACAGGCGATCACTTATGTCGGTTGA
- a CDS encoding MFS transporter, with protein sequence MSVETPRESRTSLAALIVIGTGAMTSATLSPVMLGLYIDELRLTASQASLALAAENGAYALGLLLFYLILHRAKRPLLAAIGLVVMIVTSLLTARAGGFVPLLAIRAAFGLAMGFTASTVFAAYAGRADPQRVWAIATFVNLTYAAILLTLSGWIAQTFGLLGIVAVLAMVAVIGLACTRLIPPAPPPAALASKVVENGWTINVPAICGALALLCLYAGHTTLWSFQERMGLAVGLDRSQVGVLLGISVLGAIAGAILSMTAGSRFGQRGPNALAFAGLIASALLLALPVMAAYVAGAVIVKTAWFFGLPFILGALARLDRSGRWSSMGAALLALGSAIGPAIGATLAVYGPHMIGFLAAGLYLISFLFTVPLLAATPSGDQR encoded by the coding sequence ATGTCGGTTGAGACACCCCGTGAATCGCGGACCAGCCTCGCCGCGCTGATCGTCATCGGCACCGGCGCGATGACCAGCGCCACGCTGAGCCCGGTGATGCTCGGCCTGTATATCGACGAGCTTCGCCTTACCGCGTCGCAGGCGAGCCTGGCGCTCGCCGCGGAGAATGGCGCCTATGCGCTCGGGCTGCTGCTTTTCTACCTCATATTGCACCGGGCGAAGCGCCCGCTGCTCGCGGCGATCGGCCTTGTCGTGATGATCGTCACCAGCCTGCTGACCGCCAGAGCGGGCGGCTTCGTGCCGCTGCTCGCGATCCGCGCGGCTTTCGGCCTGGCGATGGGTTTCACCGCGTCGACGGTGTTCGCCGCCTATGCCGGGCGCGCCGATCCGCAACGGGTCTGGGCGATCGCCACCTTCGTCAACCTGACCTATGCCGCCATCCTGCTGACCCTGTCGGGATGGATCGCGCAGACTTTCGGCCTGTTGGGGATCGTCGCGGTGCTGGCGATGGTCGCGGTGATCGGCCTGGCCTGCACGCGATTGATCCCGCCTGCACCACCACCGGCGGCACTGGCCAGCAAGGTGGTGGAGAACGGCTGGACGATCAATGTCCCGGCGATCTGCGGTGCGCTGGCGCTGCTCTGCCTTTATGCCGGCCATACCACCCTATGGTCGTTCCAGGAGCGAATGGGGTTGGCGGTCGGGCTCGATCGCAGCCAGGTCGGCGTGCTGCTGGGCATTTCGGTGCTGGGCGCGATCGCCGGCGCGATCCTGTCGATGACCGCGGGCAGCCGGTTCGGTCAGCGTGGTCCCAATGCGCTCGCCTTTGCCGGGCTGATCGCCTCGGCGCTGCTGCTCGCGCTGCCGGTCATGGCCGCTTATGTCGCGGGGGCGGTGATCGTGAAGACCGCCTGGTTCTTCGGCCTGCCCTTCATTCTCGGCGCACTGGCGCGGCTTGACCGCAGCGGCCGGTGGAGCAGCATGGGGGCGGCGCTGCTCGCGCTTGGATCGGCGATCGGCCCGGCGATCGGCGCGACGCTGGCCGTTTACGGCCCGCATATGATCGGTTTCCTGGCGGCTGGGCTGTATCTGATCAGCTTCCTGTTCACCGTGCCACTGCTCGCCGCCACTCCATCCGGCGATCAGCGCTGA